In Calothrix sp. PCC 7507, one DNA window encodes the following:
- a CDS encoding beta-propeller fold lactonase family protein, which yields MTKKILNFVEVQKNNTNRVDGLGGSFFAAISLDGKFLYASGYDDSAVVVFERNQQTGELTFVEVQKDDINGVDGLGSAEALALSPDGKFLYVPGYSDSAVAVFERNQQTGHLSFVEVQKDDTNGVDGLANATSVTVSPDGKFLYATGYGDSAVAVFERDEQTGQLSFVEVQKDDTNGVDGLAGALFVTVSPDGKFLYAAGADESAVSVFERDEQTGQLSFVEVQKDDTNGVDGLAAVNSVAVSPDGKFLYAAGFGDSALAVFERDEQTGKLTFVEVQKDNINGVDGLNAATSVTVSPNGKYLYATGYYDSAVAVFERNQETGELTFVEVQKDDTDGVDGLAAATSVTLSPDGKHLYASGSYDSAVVVFSTPFNHAPEVANEIQDQEATEDSVFNFTVPVDTFSDADAQDILTYTATLVNDDLLPTWLNFNPTTLTFTGTPTNNDLGSLDIKVTAKDIAGDQASDVFTLAVDEKTAVNIQSTSLLTKITGDIFSIKTKLNIKGDKAKLSIKIKTNASKQVDELCVFNVDDDEGKIDGIAPGAEGYAKVALLRSKVIFCSLGNSPNGFNTTDSTNILEFESNTKLRFYMISNSTTQAVLSGKASFSSVVFSSATNSNTENEGFSLNFQDLVVTVEATNQQVTLGTGLQGKKEGELIDLRGVGQSVKADFKVHREAAFNNFVGFYKVADESGGIDTNGDGKADILVGQAGYAEAAIRGRVAGIDLTVTNQGTASYTGTFGADSLFAPFIIVDGKPDAFFDSNANNDPKLYFAFLGANTDKTDHIRLLGNNSFGFEDLANGGDKDYNDVIVQISLTANAV from the coding sequence ATGACAAAGAAAATTCTGAATTTTGTAGAAGTTCAAAAAAATAATACAAATCGTGTCGATGGGCTTGGTGGGAGCTTCTTTGCCGCCATCAGCCTCGACGGTAAATTCCTCTATGCATCTGGGTATGATGACTCGGCGGTGGTGGTATTTGAGCGCAATCAACAAACAGGTGAGTTGACTTTTGTAGAAGTTCAAAAAGATGATATAAATGGCGTTGATGGGCTTGGTAGTGCTGAAGCCCTCGCTCTCAGCCCCGACGGCAAATTCCTCTATGTTCCAGGATATAGTGACTCGGCGGTAGCGGTGTTTGAGCGCAATCAACAAACAGGCCATCTGAGTTTTGTAGAAGTTCAAAAAGATGATACAAATGGTGTCGATGGACTTGCTAATGCCACTTCTGTAACTGTCAGCCCTGATGGCAAATTCCTCTATGCTACTGGATATGGTGACTCGGCGGTAGCAGTATTTGAGCGTGATGAGCAAACAGGCCAGCTGAGTTTTGTAGAAGTTCAAAAAGATGATACAAATGGTGTCGATGGACTTGCTGGTGCCCTCTTCGTAACTGTTAGCCCCGACGGCAAATTCCTCTATGCTGCTGGAGCTGATGAGTCGGCGGTATCGGTGTTTGAGCGCGATGAACAAACAGGTCAGCTGAGTTTTGTGGAAGTTCAAAAAGATGATACAAATGGTGTCGATGGACTTGCTGCTGTCAACTCCGTAGCTGTCAGCCCCGACGGCAAATTTCTCTATGCTGCTGGATTTGGGGACTCAGCGCTGGCGGTGTTTGAGCGCGATGAACAAACAGGCAAGTTGACTTTTGTAGAAGTTCAAAAAGATAATATAAATGGCGTCGATGGACTTAATGCTGCCACTTCTGTAACTGTCAGCCCCAACGGGAAATATCTCTATGCTACTGGATATTATGATTCAGCAGTAGCAGTATTTGAGCGCAATCAAGAAACAGGTGAGTTGACTTTTGTAGAAGTTCAAAAAGATGATACAGATGGCGTCGATGGACTTGCTGCTGCCACTTCTGTAACTCTCAGCCCTGACGGGAAACATCTCTATGCATCTGGATCTTATGACTCGGCGGTGGTGGTGTTTAGTACGCCTTTCAACCATGCGCCAGAGGTGGCGAATGAAATTCAGGATCAAGAAGCCACTGAAGATAGTGTCTTCAACTTCACCGTTCCAGTTGACACCTTCAGCGATGCAGATGCTCAAGACATCCTCACTTACACTGCTACTCTGGTAAATGATGATTTACTACCCACTTGGCTGAACTTCAATCCTACTACCCTTACCTTCACTGGCACTCCCACAAATAACGATCTGGGTAGTCTAGACATCAAAGTTACCGCTAAAGATATTGCTGGAGATCAAGCCAGTGATGTATTTACACTTGCAGTTGATGAAAAGACAGCTGTTAATATCCAATCCACTAGCCTACTGACAAAAATTACAGGCGATATCTTTAGTATTAAGACAAAACTCAACATTAAAGGTGATAAAGCAAAACTCTCAATCAAGATTAAAACCAACGCCTCCAAACAGGTAGATGAACTGTGTGTATTTAATGTTGATGATGATGAAGGTAAGATTGACGGCATAGCCCCTGGTGCAGAAGGCTATGCAAAAGTGGCTCTTTTGCGTTCCAAGGTGATTTTCTGCTCCCTTGGCAATTCGCCTAATGGTTTTAATACCACTGACTCCACAAACATATTAGAATTTGAGTCTAATACCAAACTCCGATTCTATATGATATCCAACAGTACTACCCAAGCTGTACTGTCTGGAAAAGCCTCTTTCTCAAGTGTCGTTTTTTCCTCAGCTACCAATAGCAACACAGAAAATGAAGGATTTTCTCTCAACTTCCAGGATTTGGTTGTCACGGTTGAAGCAACAAATCAACAGGTAACTTTGGGTACAGGTTTGCAAGGCAAAAAGGAAGGGGAACTGATTGATTTACGTGGTGTAGGACAATCGGTGAAGGCTGACTTTAAGGTTCACAGAGAAGCTGCATTCAACAACTTTGTGGGATTCTATAAAGTTGCTGATGAAAGTGGTGGTATTGACACCAATGGCGATGGTAAAGCAGATATTCTTGTTGGACAGGCTGGTTACGCCGAAGCCGCCATCCGTGGGCGTGTTGCAGGTATTGACTTGACGGTAACCAACCAAGGTACAGCCTCTTACACCGGTACTTTTGGGGCTGATTCGTTGTTTGCACCCTTTATAATTGTCGATGGCAAACCCGATGCCTTTTTTGATAGTAATGCCAATAATGATCCCAAGCTTTACTTCGCATTCTTGGGTGCTAATACAGATAAGACAGATCACATTCGTTTGTTGGGGAACAACTCCTTTGGCTTTGAAGATTTAGCAAATGGTGGTGACAAAGATTAC
- the ribD gene encoding bifunctional diaminohydroxyphosphoribosylaminopyrimidine deaminase/5-amino-6-(5-phosphoribosylamino)uracil reductase RibD, with the protein MDNSPVVAQADASLPNYTLENTLPMDSTEKKAGSDFDRLMMRRCLELARQALGRTSPNPLVGAVIVKDGEIIGEGFHPRAGEPHAEVFALRAAGDAARGATIYVSLEPCNHYGRTPPCSEGLIQAGVSKVVVGMVDPNPLVAGGGIARLCAAGIEVVVGVEQEACQQLNEGFVHRILHKRPLGILKYAMTLDGKIATTSGHSAWVTNQDARSEVHLLRASCDAVIVGGNTVRQDNPYLTSHQVGFHNPLRVVMSRQLNLPENARLWETTEAPTLVLTEVGSSPDFRELLLKQGVEVVEFTSLTPEQVMAHLYDRGVCSVLWECGGTLAASAIAQGAVQKILAFIAPKIIGGNYAPTPVGDLGFTSMTEALPLERVRWRVVGSDCLVEGYLPQTRS; encoded by the coding sequence ATGGATAATTCCCCAGTGGTTGCTCAAGCAGATGCATCTCTACCTAACTACACTCTGGAAAATACGCTGCCAATGGATTCAACTGAGAAAAAGGCAGGAAGTGACTTTGATCGGCTAATGATGCGGCGGTGTTTGGAACTCGCTCGTCAAGCTTTGGGGCGCACTTCTCCAAATCCCTTAGTGGGGGCAGTAATTGTTAAAGATGGGGAAATTATTGGGGAAGGGTTCCATCCCCGTGCAGGTGAACCCCATGCAGAAGTTTTTGCTTTGAGAGCGGCTGGTGATGCAGCCCGTGGTGCCACAATCTATGTCAGTCTGGAACCTTGTAATCACTACGGACGCACTCCCCCTTGTTCTGAAGGGTTGATTCAGGCTGGGGTGTCCAAAGTGGTAGTAGGGATGGTTGACCCTAATCCACTGGTAGCAGGTGGTGGCATTGCCCGTCTATGTGCGGCGGGGATAGAAGTGGTGGTAGGAGTGGAACAAGAGGCTTGTCAGCAGCTAAATGAAGGGTTTGTGCATCGTATTCTCCACAAACGACCTTTGGGGATTTTGAAATATGCCATGACTTTAGATGGCAAAATTGCTACTACTTCTGGTCACAGTGCTTGGGTGACAAATCAAGATGCCCGTAGTGAGGTACATTTACTACGGGCATCTTGTGATGCGGTTATTGTCGGTGGTAATACGGTGCGGCAGGATAATCCTTACTTAACGAGCCATCAGGTAGGGTTCCATAATCCCTTGCGAGTGGTGATGAGTCGTCAGCTAAATTTACCGGAAAATGCCCGCCTGTGGGAAACTACAGAGGCTCCTACTTTGGTGTTGACGGAGGTAGGCAGCTCTCCTGATTTTAGAGAATTATTGCTTAAACAGGGTGTGGAAGTGGTGGAATTTACATCACTTACTCCAGAGCAAGTCATGGCGCATTTGTATGATCGGGGTGTTTGTAGCGTTCTGTGGGAATGTGGTGGTACATTAGCTGCCAGTGCGATCGCTCAAGGAGCAGTACAAAAAATCCTCGCCTTTATTGCACCAAAAATCATTGGTGGTAATTATGCACCTACTCCTGTAGGGGACTTGGGTTTTACCTCTATGACAGAGGCTTTACCCTTGGAACGTGTCCGTTGGCGTGTGGTAGGTTCTGACTGCTTAGTAGAAGGTTATTTGCCCCAAACCAGATCATAA
- a CDS encoding 6-carboxytetrahydropterin synthase, protein MPKWKLTTEFTFDSAHYIKDYDGPCGRMHGHTYKVHIEATSSQLHSSEYCPHSVMVADFKTLRWAKQDVTKGGLDHCILNEVLPPEYETTAEMIAKYIYDQTKKQVPVGVQLKVRVSETPNSWVEYED, encoded by the coding sequence ATGCCTAAATGGAAACTCACTACAGAATTTACATTTGACAGTGCTCACTACATCAAAGATTATGATGGTCCTTGTGGTCGGATGCATGGACATACTTATAAAGTCCACATAGAAGCCACATCATCACAGTTGCACTCTTCAGAATACTGCCCACATTCCGTGATGGTAGCCGACTTTAAAACCTTGCGTTGGGCTAAACAAGATGTGACTAAGGGGGGACTGGATCACTGTATTCTTAACGAAGTCTTGCCTCCAGAATACGAAACAACGGCTGAGATGATTGCCAAGTATATTTATGACCAAACCAAGAAACAAGTACCGGTAGGAGTGCAACTAAAAGTCAGGGTTTCAGAAACGCCTAACAGTTGGGTAGAGTATGAAGATTGA